Part of the Tamandua tetradactyla isolate mTamTet1 chromosome 11, mTamTet1.pri, whole genome shotgun sequence genome, gtgctttcccatgtgacagaggaaccctggatgcaaGCATCCTTTCCTCAGATTAAGattaaggtatcttcctcttgataccttaattttagacattttcaaactctaaatttgtaaactaataaatcccattgaaaaagccaacccatttctggtatactggattCCAGCAATacggacctcatcaaaattaaaaactttcatgcatGAAAGGACTTAATCATGAATGTGAAAAGGACAAtctactgaatgggagaaaatatttgtaaatcacatatccaataggGGTTTAagctccagaatatataaagaatcctacaactcaaaaataaatatacaaacaacccaatttttatattggcaaaagacctgaataaacatttttccaaagaggatatacaaatggttaaaaagcacatagGAAGATGCTTAACATCCTTAGCtactagagaaaatgcaaatcaaaatcacaatgagataccatttcatacccattagaatgactattaaaactgaaaattataaagTGGCAAAGAATGTGGAGActtaggaacactcattcactattggtgaaaatgtaaaatggtgcagctgctatggaagacagtttgtcagttcctcagaaagtcatGTATAGAATTATTGTATGATCTAGCAATCTCACTTGTAGGTTTATACCCCCAAAttttaaaagcagggactcaaatgtATATTTCtgcaccaatattcatagtgcaTCATTTtcaactgtcaaaagatggaagcaacccaagtttccataaactaataaatggttaaataatatgtgttatatacatataatagaatattatccagctgcaaaaaggaatgaggttcagATACATTCGACAACACTGATTAACCTTCAAAAgacattattttgaatgaaattaaacacaaacaaaagaacaagtatcatatgatcccactgatatgaaataattacaacaaGCAAAGttatagagttagaatctaaaatataggtttaCCAGAGGCCAGGATGTGGGTAGGGAATAGGGCATTAATCCTTAAATTGCACAGAGTATCTATTGGGTTGACAGAGAGTTtaggtaatggatgatggtgattaTGCTAGGGtgaagatattatgtaccccagaaaagccatgtcctttaatcctcattcagtattgccgggtgggatctttctgattgtttccatggagatgtgttccacccaactgtgggtggtaacttttgattagatggtttccatggagatgtgtctacacccattcaaggtgcggttggttactggagtcctttaagatgcaaccatttttggaaaaggcTAGAGAGCCACCAGAtggacagagccaacagaatggacagaggcCCAAGGAAGCCACTGAGGAagttggaaagaaagctagcagataatcaccatgttcctttccagctgatagagaaaccctgaatatcatcagccttcttgaacctagatatctttccctggatgccttaatttggacatttttatagccgtaccttaatttggacattttcacagccttagaactataaacttgcaacttaacaaattcccctttttaaaagttgttccatttttggtatactgcactccagcagcttttacaaactaaaacagtgatggtagcacaacattatgaatgtacttAACAGCACTAAACTATATGTATAAATGTAGTTAGAAGGAGAACTTTTAGggtgtacatatgttactagaataaaaattaaataaaatatggagcaaaacataggactgtacaacacagtgaaccctactgcAAATGATGGACTtaagttaatagaacaattatacaaacattcttttatgaattgtaagaaatataccacacaaatgcaaggtgttaatagtagggtagtatatgggaaccctgcatattatgcacaatttttctgtaaacacacaacttctctaatttaaaaaaaaggggaggTGATTCAAACCATTGCACCAATTTGTAATTATCTTCAAATAAGTTACTTATCCACTAGTCAAAACTGCCAAATCGGCAAATGTAGAATAATACTTATCATGTTTTATGAGATCAATAATACTGTACATTGTTCAACAATGAAAGCTAATAAtaccttctttatttttccctcttctaaAGATTAGTCAATAGCAAATTTTATCATAAGAATTATCTATTTCCAATTGCAAATTTTCTGatgttcaatttaatttttactaaATGGGTAATGACACAACTTCTTTTTGgataatctatatattttaattattttagttagTCTTAAACTCTTAACTTGGACACTGTGACATCATCTTTACAAATCATTTAGTTATAAATCATAAAATTTGGAAAGTGCTGTGGAAGCCATGTAGATGGTGGTTCTTTAGGATCTCTTCCTGGACTGCTGCCAGTCCATGACAAATTTTTCATGAGTCCTCAccacatagaaaaaaattaaaaatattttcttagaacaaaattttcatacaattaaatttatttaatttaaaagaccATCCTTTATTCTGAGattttgtcttctatttttttttgttgttgttattcttttGTCGTTTTCCTTTTCATGTACTTACTTGTCAACTCCATGTTTCATTTCtgcctttctatttttatttcttttaaagactGTACTTTTGACCAACCATAATCagacaaaaaatgtaaaacagaagGTAGCAAAAGTCTTGCAATCCCAGAGCTTTATCAGAGTCTCACTGCTAGTTAGAATACCCTCTAAAGCATGACAgagaaatggtaatattttaataagttctgccataggaaaataattttctatacACATATCAAAAGTAATTTCCATGAAAAGTTGATGGTGGATATGATAATTTTAAGGATACTTAAATTGTGTGAACAATATATTATGTTGCttacaatataaaaaatatcaaagCAAGAACAGTATGAAATATTTGCTTCCAAAGTAGGACAACttcaaagaataaagaaaaaaagttcctaAAATCTCAGATGAAGTAATTAAAAGGAAATGCATATTAGTGAAGTATAACTTTACCAGAGTGAATTAATAGGATGGTAAAAGAACTCCATTTGTCTCTATACAGCTTTTCCAAACACTGAAGAGCACAAAGTGTTGATCCTCCATTTccttaaaaagaaagttaaaaagcaCAATTTACTTCATAGAAACCTATTAAAGCTTTACAATTACagtaaatttatgttttataacaTTTAGGGACATGACTTTTAGCTAATGTTAACTGGGTAGAAAAACAGAAGAGGTACTggtaaaataatcaaattaaatataCATCTCATAGCAAACAAAGAACCAAAACATTTAGCAGTAAAACCCAGAGATCAGCCCTTAGTAATAAATGATGAGTAATGTTTTCCTGAAAATAGtgataatattaataaatgatAAATCAGACAATTTCAACACTAGAAGACTGCAAATATAATCATTCACATGGAGTAACGAATCACAAAACCCATTCTCTCATCTGACATAATTAAACATGCAGGTCAGATAACTTTTCTAAAAAGATTTTTAGAACTTGGTTGCCTAAGATACATCATAAACTACCATTTACTAGTTATCTAGGGCAAGTTATTGAAccttctttgcctcagtttcacTTCCATGCAATGGTTATAATAATAGTACTATTCTCATACAGATGTGAGGATTAAAACAATGTTGCATAATTAGAATAATGTCAATATCAAATATAGACACCACATTTCctagatgaagaaatgaaggggTTTCAGTTTTAAGCAACACATGGAAAATGGTCCTCACAGAAAATAAGCATAGATTTTATTTGTAATGGCTGATCAACGGGTAAAGTTGGCATAAACTGGGTTTTCCCAGAAATATTCTCTGATACTTAAGCTTAAGACCATGCTCTTTGGCATACTGCATCACAGTTTGCTCTCTTCAGGtaaatttctgaagaaaaaaatcctggagggtggggagtggggaactGGTGGTTAAAAGCCCTATGAGAAGCTCCAAAGGAATATTCACGAAATGTCattaaaactaataaaactttcttttaaataacATTATGGAAGCTTTTTCAGTAAGTCACAATAAGTTAGAACAGTTGTTATCCCCTTTATCTCTCTAAAAAAAGTCAATTTACATTAAAACTTAAAAGTACCCAGATGCCCTGGGTGGACAGATAATACAACTTATTAACTACATGTCACAGAAGGGCTCTCTTCAACAATTATTCTGCCCAGAACCTATTGTTATAAGCCTGACTATAAATTACATACCAATTTTGGCTCCAACAGGATCAACGAAAACATGATATTGAACTCCAAGGGGTAATGCCtttcttttcagcttttctgACAGCTGCTGCTTATAGGCAAGTTCCTGTTTTTCATCAGCAGCTGTTATTACAACAATATCCCAAAATTCTCCAGCTGCCACAGGTCTGCCTATTTGGAAGCAAAGAAATTATAAACATATTCTCTAGAAATTACAGGCTTGCCAGtttggaaaaaaggaaatacaaagataACATTTATTGGAATCTTTATGGATTTATCTACtacttttgagaatgaggaaatAATTAGTGTTAAGCATGATTCAAAATAGTTCTCAAA contains:
- the FPGT gene encoding fucose-1-phosphate guanylyltransferase isoform X2; protein product: MAAERVPPDVALREDTHRKLRKFSELRGRPVAAGEFWDIVVITAADEKQELAYKQQLSEKLKRKALPLGVQYHVFVDPVGAKIGNGGSTLCALQCLEKLYRDKWSSFTILLIHSASLQQCQNALVKCPVSFKVYWIQDVLWHLAQLLNIPDWGLMFQLGKTALSVVLIS